A stretch of Lactuca sativa cultivar Salinas chromosome 6, Lsat_Salinas_v11, whole genome shotgun sequence DNA encodes these proteins:
- the LOC111901963 gene encoding uncharacterized protein LOC111901963 produces the protein MSLVVVIVSLSFPLPTTSQPLIYPIQGKSPPSRSPKSSPPSSIHDNDVPFLPLSPPLILPIFPMVPPFILPILPSSPPKTQKPKPPPKKKESKPPSKPPPKKKESKTPPKPPPKKKESKPPPKPTPKKKEPKPPPKKKQPKPPSKPPSKPPPKKKELKPPPKKKEQKPPSKPPPKKKEPKPPPKKKEPKPPPKPPLKKKEPKPPPKPPPKKKEPKPPPKKKEPKPPPKPPPKKKEPKPPPKQKEPKPPPKKKEPKPPLKPPPKKKEPKPPPKKKEPKPPPKKKEPKPPPKKKEPKLPPKPPPKKKEPEPPLKKKEPKPPPKKDKEPKPPPKKDKELKPPLKKDKKPKPPPKKDKEPKPPPKKEKEPKPPPKKDKEPKPPPKKDKEPKPPKKEKEPKPPKEKVPKPPKKEKEPKPPKSPSPPKSALPIPIPDPIPKPPALPIPDPIPDLPKPPALPIPDLPKPPILPIPDPPKPPDLPTPDPPKPPDLPKPDLPKLPIPDLPKPPGLPIPDPPKPPDVPTPDPPKPPDLPIPDLPKLPIPDLPKPPGLPIPDPPKPPDLPIPDPPKPPDLPIPDLPKLPIPELPKPPSPPTPDSPKPPDLPTPDAPKPPDLPTPDPPKPPDIPTPDPPKPPDLPIPDLPKLPIPDLPKPPGLPIPNPPKPPDVPTPDPPKPPDLPIPDLPKLPIPDLPKPPSPPTPDPPKPPDLPTPDAPKPPDLPTPDPPKPPNLPTPDPPKPPDLPIPDLPKLPIPDLPKPPGLPIPDPPKPPDVPTPDPPKPPDLPIPDLPKLPIPDLPKPPSPPTPDPPKPPDLPTPDAPKPPDLPTPDPPKPPDLPTPDPPKPPDLPIPDLPKLPIPDPPKPPDVPTPDPPKLPDLPIPDLPKLPIPDLPKPPSPPTPDQPKPPDLPTPDAPKPPDLPTPDPPNPPDLPTPDPPNPPDLPIPDLPKLPIPDLPKPPGLPIPDPPKPPDVPTPDPPKPPDLPIPDLPKLPIPDLPKPPGLPIPDLPKPPDLPTPDPPKPPDLPIPDLPKLPIPDLPKTPSPPTPDLPKPPDLPTPDTPKPPDLPTPDPSKPPDLPAPDPPKLPDLPIPDLPKLPIPDLPQPPGLPIPDPPKPPDVPTPDPPKPPDLPIPDLPKLPIPDLPKPPGLPIPDLPKPPDLPTPDPPKPPDLPIPDLPKLPIPDLPKPPDIPAPDAPKPPDAPAPDAPIPPDAPAPDAPKPPDARSAPDAPPPDAPTPPDAPPPDAPSPPDAPPPDAPSPPDAPAPDAPSPPDAPAPDAPSPPDATPPDAPSPPDASPPNAPSPPDAPPPDAPNPPDAPPPDAPTPDTPSPPNAPTPDAPSPPNAPTPDSPKPPDLPIPDLPKLPIPDLPKLPIPDPSPDTPKPPDLPALDPPKPPDLPIHDLPKLPIPDLPKPPTLPIPDLPKPPDLPIPDLPNPIPKPPPSIHGKQTRTLPKTSSIPLPPSFIHDGVIPILPPIPPLIAPILPPLPPLLPPMLPLLPPLPPLLPPLKSPSPPSLPPLPLPELVVDP, from the coding sequence ATGTCTCTTGTTGTAGTCATTGTTTCTCTAAGTTTCCCATTACCAACCACTTCACAACCTCTCATATATCCCATCCAAGGCAAGTCACCACCATCACGGTCACCAAAGTCTTCACCACCATCATCCATTCACGACAATGATGTCCCATTTCTACCTCTTTCACCTCCATTAATACTACCCATTTTTCCTATGGTCCCGCCCTTCATACTACCTATTTTGCCATCTTCACCTCCTAAGACACAGAAACCCAAACCTCCCCCTAAGAAAAAGGAATCAAAACCTCCTTCCAAACCTCCTCCTAAGAAAAAGGAATCAAAAACCCCTCCCAAACCTCCTCCTAAGAAAAAGGAATCAAAACCTCCTCCCAAACCTACTCCTAAGAAAAAAGAACCAAAACCTCCACCAAAGAAAAAGCAACCAAAACCTCCTTCCAAACCTCCTTCTAAACCTCCTCCAAAGAAAAAGGAACTAAAACCTCCTCCTAAGAAAAAGGAACAAAAACCTCCTTCCAAACCCCCTCCTAAGAAAAAGGAACCAAAACCTCCTCCTAAGAAAAAGGAACCAAAACCTCCTCCTAAACCTCCTCTTAAGAAAAAAGAACCAAAACCTCCTCCTAAACCTCCTCCAAAGAAAAAGGAACCAAAACCTCCTCCTAAGAAAAAGGAACCAAAGCCTCCTCCCAAACCTCCTCCGAAGAAAAAGGAACCAAAACCTCCTCCTAAGCAAAAGGAACCAAAACCTCCTCCTAAGAAAAAGGAACCAAAGCCTCCTCTTAAACCTCCTCCTAAGAAAAAGGAACCAAAGCCTCCTCCTAAGAAAAAAGAACCAAAACCTCCTCCTAAGAAAAAGGAACCAAAACCTCCTCCTAAGAAAAAGGAACCAAAGCTTCCGCCTAAACCTCCTCCTAAGAAAAAAGAACCAGAACCTCCTCTTAAGAAAAAGGAACCTAAACCTCCTCCTAAGAAAGATAAGGAACCTAAACCTCCTCCCAAGAAAGATAAGGAACTTAAACCTCCTCTTAAGAAAGATAAGAAACCCAAACCTCCTCCTAAGAAAGATAAGGAACCTAAACCTCCTCCCAAGAAAGAGAAGGAACCTAAACCTCCTCCCAAGAAAGATAAGGAACCCAAACCTCCTCCTAAGAAAGATAAGGAACCTAAACCTCCTAAGAAGGAGAAAGAACCCAAGCCTCCGAAGGAAAAGGTTCCTAAGCCTCCCAAAAAGGAGAAGGAACCCAAGCCTCCTAAGTCACCTTCACCTCCTAAGTCAGCCCTACCCATTCCAATACCCGACCCAATACCTAAACCACCGGCTCTTCCAATCCCTGATCCAATACCAGATCTACCTAAACCACCAGCTCTTCCAATACCAGATCTACCTAAACCACCGATTCTTCCAATACCTGATCCACCTAAACCACCAGATCTACCAACACCAGATCCACCTAAACCACCAGATCTTCCAAAACCCGATCTGCCTAAACTTCCAATACCTGATCTACCAAAACCACCAGGTCTTCCAATACCTGATCCACCTAAACCACCAGATGTTCCAACACCAGATCCACCTAAACCACCAGATCTTCCAATACCCGATCTACCTAAACTTCCAATACCTGATCTACCAAAACCACCAGGTCTTCCAATACCTGATCCACCTAAACCACCAGATCTTCCAATACCCGATCCACCTAAACCTCCAGATCTTCCAATACCCGATCTACCTAAACTTCCAATACCTGAACTACCAAAACCACCATCTCCTCCAACACCTGATTCACCTAAACCGCCAGATCTTCCAACACCTGATGCACCTAAACCGCCAGATCTTCCAACACCGGATCCACCTAAACCGCCAGATATTCCAACACCTGATCCACCTAAACCACCAGATCTTCCAATACCAGATCTACCTAAACTTCCAATACCTGATCTACCAAAACCACCAGGTCTTCCAATACCTAATCCACCTAAACCACCAGATGTTCCAACACCAGATCCACCTAAACCACCAGATCTTCCAATACCCGATCTACCTAAACTTCCAATACCTGATCTACCAAAACCACCATCTCCTCCAACACCTGATCCACCTAAACCGCCAGATCTTCCAACACCTGATGCACCTAAACCGCCAGATCTTCCAACACCGGATCCACCTAAACCGCCAAATCTTCCAACACCTGATCCACCTAAACCACCAGATCTTCCAATACCTGATCTACCTAAACTTCCAATACCTGATCTACCAAAACCACCAGGTCTTCCAATACCTGATCCACCTAAACCACCAGATGTTCCAACACCAGATCCACCAAAACCACCAGATCTTCCAATACCCGATCTACCTAAACTTCCAATACCTGATCTACCTAAACCACCATCTCCTCCAACACCTGATCCACCTAAACCGCCAGATCTTCCAACACCTGATGCACCTAAACCGCCAGATCTTCCAACACCGGATCCACCTAAACCACCAGATCTTCCAACACCTGATCCACCTAAACCACCAGATCTTCCTATACCTGATCTACCTAAACTTCCAATACCTGATCCACCTAAACCACCAGATGTTCCAACACCAGATCCACCTAAACTACCAGATCTTCCAATACCCGATCTACCTAAACTTCCAATACCCGATCTACCAAAACCACCATCTCCTCCAACACCTGATCAACCTAAGCCGCCAGATCTTCCAACACCTGATGCACCTAAACCGCCAGATCTTCCAACACCGGATCCACCTAATCCACCAGATCTTCCAACACCTGATCCACCTAACCCACCAGATCTTCCAATACCTGATCTACCTAAACTTCCAATACCTGATCTACCAAAACCACCAGGTCTTCCAATACCTGATCCACCTAAACCACCAGATGTTCCAACACCAGATCCACCTAAACCACCAGATCTTCCAATACCGGATCTACCTAAACTTCCAATACCAGATCTACCAAAACCACCTGGTCTTCCAATACCTGATCTGCCTAAACCACCAGATCTTCCAACACCCGATCCACCTAAACCACCAGATCTTCCAATACCCGATCTACCTAAACTTCCAATACCTGATCTACCAAAAACACCATCTCCTCCAACACCTGATTTACCTAAACCGCCAGATCTTCCAACACCTGATACACCTAAACCGCCCGATCTTCCAACACCGGATCCATCTAAACCGCCAGATCTTCCAGCACCCGATCCACCTAAACTACCAGATCTTCCAATACCCGATCTACCTAAACTTCCAATACCTGATCTACCTCAACCACCAGGTCTTCCAATACCTGATCCACCTAAACCACCAGATGTTCCAACACCAGATCCACCTAAACCACCAGATCTTCCTATACCTGATCTACCTAAACTTCCAATACCAGATCTACCAAAACCACCAGGCCTTCCAATACCTGATCTACCTAAACCACCAGATCTCCCGACACCCGATCCACCTAAACCACCAGATCTTCCGATACCCGATCTACCTAAACTTCCAATACCCGATCTACCAAAACCACCGGATATTCCAGCACCGGATGCACCCAAACCACCGGATGCTCCAGCACCCGATGCACCCATACCACCGGATGCTCCAGCACCCGATGCACCCAAACCACCCGATGCACGCAGCGCACCAGATGCTCCACCACCGGATGCACCCACCCCACCAGATGCTCCACCACCGGATGCCCCCAGCCCACCGGATGCTCCACCACCCGATGCACCCAGCCCACCGGATGCACCAGCACCGGATGCACCCAGCCCGCCGGATGCACCAGCACCGGATGCACCTAGCCCACCGGATGCAACACCACCCGATGCACCCAGCCCACCGGATGCTTCACCACCGAATGCACCTAGCCCACCGGATGCTCCACCACCGGATGCACCCAACCCACCCGATGCTCCACCACCCGATGCTCCAACACCCGATACACCCAGCCCACCCAATGCTCCAACACCCGATGCACCTAGCCCACCAAATGCTCCAACACCTGATTCACCTAAACCACCAGATCTTCCAATACCTGATTTACCTAAACTTCCAATACCTGATCTACCTAAACTTCCAATACCAGATCCGTCACCCGATACACCTAAACCACCAGATCTTCCGGCACTTGATCCACCTAAACCACCTGATCTCCCAATACATGATCTACCTAAACTTCCAATACCTGATCTACCTAAACCACCCACTCTTCCAATACCTGATCTACCTAAACCACCAGATCTTCCAATACCAGATCTACCTAATCCAATACCTAAACCACCACCATCCATTCATGGGAAGCAAACAAGAACGCTACCAAAGACTTCTTCTATACCACTACCACCTTCCTTTATTCATGATGGTGTTATTCCAATACTACCTCCTATACCTCCATTAATAGCACCTATTTTGCCACCTCTGCCTCCATTACTACCACCCATGCTTCCGTTACTACCACCTTTGCCTCCATTACTACCACCCCTTAAATCACCTTCACCTCCATCACTACCGCCTCTTCCATTACCTGAATTAGTAGTTGACCCATGA